Below is a genomic region from Miscanthus floridulus cultivar M001 chromosome 1, ASM1932011v1, whole genome shotgun sequence.
GGCCTCTGTGATGACTGAGTCCCTTCCCATTACACTTCACGCAAAATTCTACTTATGACCGGCTAATTGCTTGGTGCTTTGGTGATTAGTCGTTGAGTATATTGTTTGTCTTTTTATTAGGTGGCCATTATTTGTTCCGACTCCACAGGAGCGCTAGCGGGAAACTGCTTTGGTGATTAGTCGATAAGTATATTGTTTGTCTTTTTATTAGGTGGTCATTATTTGTTCGGACTCCACGGCAGCGCTAGCGGGAAACTGACGCAGGCATAGttaggcgatggagccttctctGGCGCGGACTCTCTGGCAGCAAGGAGACGAAGTCGCGGGAGCGGGGCAAAGAGGCGCGCAGACGATACCCTTAGttattttttaggtgtagagattACGTGCCTTTGTTGATGGAGTCCGATGGACAATGTACTGTTTTATTCCAGGTAGTTTGATTTCCACTTTTTCATCTCCTTCTCTATATGTTTATCAATTACTTTAAAAAGTCATGTATAATGTTAGAAAATGTATATATTGCATTTTAATACTTCAGGGGTTTTTTTTTCATGAATTTCTGAGCTGTACAATAGCCAGTTGCTTATATTTTCAAATTATACTTAAAAATTCTAAATACATTGTGCTTAGTAATAATAACATGAGAGCCATTGCCCATTTCCACATCAACACGCGGAGAATTCTTCTAGGTATACTAATGGTCACCGGCACTAATGTAAAATTCTACCGTGCCATGGAGCCACGGCACGCACAGAACTTCAGCGGACACAATCATGGCCTACTTATTTTCCAAATTTCTGTATTTTGAACCCAGGTATTTTGCACGCCAATTCGATTTTCAACCTTAAACTAAAAAACCGGATACTGAACGTGTCTTCCTTGCTGATTTCAAAGGTTGTTTTTTGTCTTATAAAAATGATAGctattatttttaaataaataaaaaatacgaaactagtaTCAATTTACTCTAGTAGTAacattatatatatgtttgtgaTCTATTTAGAGCTATTTAGAATTAATTTATTTTTGTTGCTATTGTTTTATTGTTCGTAGTCAtgcttattatttatttatttaaaacaaATCAGATCCAAATAAAGCACAGATAGACAAATaacatttttaggaaaaaaattggtgctagtttcatatttttctgatttaTTTATGATTTAAAACAAATTTGTTATGGATTTTTAGATATTAAACTAGATTTTTATtatttctaaaaatagaaaaacaccTTTGAAAATAGCTAGAGGACTAAACTCATCCGATTTCAACAGTTAGAGGACCTTCAATTTCCGATTTCGTAATTTAAGGTTGAAAAATGAACTTATGCCTTATGGTTATGATTGGTGTTATATCTATTTCCGAACCAAAACATCTCATACAGTGAAGAGTGACCCTCTGACTTTATGCATGCAAAAACAAACAGATTTTCTTTGTGCGACAAATTTTGAATACTATAAGGTCTTTCTTTATGGGACCAGGGACTACAAGGCCTCTCAGCAACTCAGCGTCCGTTTCCGGAATCTGTACCAAGTTCTTCCACATCAAGTCAGTGTTCATCGACTGAAAGATGAATAATTGACCGTGTATAACTGTATAACACATTTTCTAAGGCACTGACAATTGCACAAACAAAAAGCTCCCCTCTGTGGCAGGCCCAACCCCAGCTCACAGAGTCACAGCTGTGGAATAGACTTTGTACACTGCTGCCTAGCTCTCCAGCTAAACTGCACGGTTCACTTGTAGTAAAAATGCATAACGTGCAGCACCTTCTGTTGATTGAACTTTCTAAGATGTAGTGAAACCAAGAATGTATCTATCATGAAATGGCAACATTGCCAGGTTCAAATTTTGAAGAGAAGAGCTGCTGTCTGACTCAGCACGACTATCTTAATACACACATCATTACATTTGGACTAAACCTACCAATTGTGATAGGCTACTCTAACAGATATCAGAAATTGTGCCATTATCCAGGAATAATATTATCTTATGGTGCACCGAAACTTTGGAGTACATTCAACAAGAGGCCCAAAGAAACACTTTTGAAGGCTCAATCTAGCCTCAGCAGACTATATACAGACAATGCAAAACCACAAAACTAATAATAGCAACATGGGCAATGTTAGGTGCAAAGAAGTGGCAGCAGAAGTGCGAACTGCGAGAGGAAACAAACAATTGTCGACAGATGGATCAACAGTAGTTATCAAACCTAGGCCATTGAAGTAGCAACTATCCTCATTCTGATCATGCTGCTGGTAGTAGTTGTTGAACGCATACGACACATTACCAGGCCAGGCAAGACCTGAGCAGGAGCCACCAGGTAACAGAGAAGTGCAGTCGCCATTGGAGCAAGCTGACGAGAAACTAGAAGAAACATTGGACAAATCCTTGTTGTTGTCTACCACACACCATTTTGATGGAAGGTAATTGACATCAGGGGCATTCTTGAGTGATTTAGGACCTTGACCTATGTTGGCATAGTACTTTGCCTGGCCATCAAAGGTAAAAATGCCATGGTGCCTTTCATAACCTCCACTAGCTATACTCCGTTGATCTTCATCTAAAAGACTGAAGAGATACATCTCAATTGGAGGGACTTTTGGGCGAAGTGGAGTCCCAGACTTTTTGGCCAGGTGGTTGACTAGGCCAGTCATGAACGATtgagcagtagcaggagttgcaTTCACAGCTCCATCTGTAGGCCATCCTGCTCTCCCAATAATGATGTCCATGTCACTGAAGCCAGCTTTGGTTAGAGAAGTAACCAGAGCATCTATGCTTGCATCAACGTAGTTGTCATACTTGTTTTGACCATCTTTTACAGGATGAGACAATAGTTGGAAAAGGTAATAGTCCAATGACATATTTTTGTTGTGTTGAAAGCTAAAAAATGGATCCAGCTCGACCATAAATGGAGAACTGCTGTTAGCAAGAAATGAGAGGAGATCTGCCATGGTCTTGTTAACATCAGATCTGAAGCTAGCTTTCGAGGGCAGGGTAGATGCATTCTGGAATGTGTCAGCACTACAAGGTACTAGCACCTTCATTTTGCCAGACAATTTTGCATGGACTAATGCTTGTTGAATATTTTCTGCTGCACGAACTACAAAAGGATGAAAATTTTGTCCATGACGTAGAACAAAGGGCTCATCTCCAACAACAATATACCTGTAAAGTCAATTTGTTTGTCAATTTAAAAATATTATTAAAGATAAAATTAAAAACAGACTTGCAACATAGATGCACATACAGATTGAACACAAATAATGGCATTATTTAATGCATGATTCACTTCACCTATGCAGTGGGATATACAATGTCCTCATGATACTTGCTCTATAACACACTGCAAATTGATTTTTTGCACAAATGAAACATAATCACCTGCACAAAAGGTACACAGCACTAAAGACCCAACTATGTAC
It encodes:
- the LOC136546502 gene encoding glucan endo-1,3-beta-glucosidase 9-like is translated as MLSSSSRRRSLRPFVPGLLLFLLAMAPPPPASAVGVNWGFASSHSLPAAQVVRGLLLPNSVPRVRLAAASSDALAALAGTGIAVSVGVPDALLRPLASSTKAAAAWVHDNVTRYSSSVRFEYIVVGDEPFVLRHGQNFHPFVVRAAENIQQALVHAKLSGKMKVLVPCSADTFQNASTLPSKASFRSDVNKTMADLLSFLANSSSPFMVELDPFFSFQHNKNMSLDYYLFQLLSHPVKDGQNKYDNYVDASIDALVTSLTKAGFSDMDIIIGRAGWPTDGAVNATPATAQSFMTGLVNHLAKKSGTPLRPKVPPIEMYLFSLLDEDQRSIASGGYERHHGIFTFDGQAKYYANIGQGPKSLKNAPDVNYLPSKWCVVDNNKDLSNVSSSFSSACSNGDCTSLLPGGSCSGLAWPGNVSYAFNNYYQQHDQNEDSCYFNGLGLITTVDPSVDNCLFPLAVRTSAATSLHLTLPMLLLLVLWFCIVCI